From the Peromyscus leucopus breed LL Stock chromosome 8b, UCI_PerLeu_2.1, whole genome shotgun sequence genome, one window contains:
- the Cacna1h gene encoding voltage-dependent T-type calcium channel subunit alpha-1H isoform X3, with translation MLVIMLNCVTLGMFRPCEDVECRSERCSILEAFDDFIFAFFAVEMVIKMVALGLFGQKCYLGDTWNRLDFFIVMAGMMEYSLDGHNVSLSAIRTVRVLRPLRAINRVPSMRILVTLLLDTLPMLGNVLLLCFFVFFIFGIVGVQLWAGLLRNRCFLDSAFVRNNNLTFLRPYYQTEEGEENPFICSSRRDNGMQKCSHIPSRRELRVQCTLGWEAYGQPQAEDGGAGRNACINWNQYYNVCRSGEFNPHNGAINFDNIGYAWIAIFQVITLEGWVDIMYYVMDAHSFYNFIYFILLIIVGSFFMINLCLVVIATQFSETKQRENQLMREQRARYLSNDSTLASFSEPGSCYEELLKYVGHIFRKVKRRSLRLYTRWQSRWRKKVDPSSTLHGQGPGRRPRRPGRRTASVHHLVYHHHHHHHHHYHFSHSGPRRPSPEPGAGDTRLVRACVPASPPSSGHGPPDSESVHSIYHADCHVEGPQERARVAHSIATAASLKLASGLGTMNYPTILPSGTVNSKGGTSQRPKGLRGAGAAGAAAHSPLSLGSPSPYEKIQHVVGEQGLGRASSHLSGLSVPCPLPSPQAGTLTCELKNCPYCASALEDPEFEFSGSESGDSDAHGVYEFTQDVRHGDCRDPVQQPSEVDTPGRGSERRRPPRRTASEPGGLGRLWASFSGKLRRIVDSKYFNRGIMAAILVNTLSMGVEYHEQPDELTNALEISNIVFTSMFALEMLLKLLACGPLGYIRNPYNIFDGIVVVISVWEIVGQADGGLSVLRTFRLLRVLKLVRFLPALRRQLVVLMRTMDNVATFCMLLMLFIFIFSILGMHLFGCKFSLKTDSGDTVPDRKNFDSLLWAIVTVFQILTQEDWNVVLYNGMASTSSWAALYFVALMTFGNYVLFNLLVAILVEGFQAEGDATRSDTDEDKTSAHLEEDFDKLRDLQSTEMKMYSLAVTPNGHLEGRGSLPPPLITHTAATPMPTPKSSPHLDVAHVLLDAQHSSSGSVDPQLGDQKSLASLRSSPCAPWGPNSAGSSRRSSWNSLGRAPSLKRRSQCGERESLLSGEGKGSTDDEAEDGRPGTGSHPGASPGPRATPLRRAESLDHRSPLDLCPPRPAALLPTKFHDCNGQMVALPSEFFLRIDSHKEDAAEFDDDIEDSCCFRLHKVLEPYAPQWCRSRESWALYLFPPQNRLRVSCQKVIAHKMFDHVVLVFIFLNCITIALERPDIDPGSTERAFLSVSNYIFTAIFVVEMMVKVVALGLLWGEHAYLQSSWNVLDGLLVLVSLVDIIVAMASAGGAKILGVLRVLRLLRTLRPLRVISRAPGLKLVVETLISSLRPIGNIVLICCAFFIIFGILGVQLFKGKFYYCEGADTRNITTKAECHAAHYRWVRRKYNFDNLGQALMSLFVLSSKDGWVNIMYDGLDAVGIDQQPVQNHNPWMLLYFISFLLIVSFFVLNMFVGVVVENFHKCRQHQEAEEARRREEKRLRRLERRRRKAQRRPYYADYSHTRRSIHSLCTSHYLDLFITFIICLNVITMSMEHYNQPKSLDEALKYCNYVFTIVFVFEAALKLVAFGFRRFFKDRWNQLDLAIVLLSIMGIALEEIEMNAALPINPTIIRIMRVLRIARVLKLLKMATGMRALLDTVVQALPQVGNLGLLFMLLFFIYAALGVELFGRLECSEDNPCEGLSRHATFTNFGMAFLTLFRVSTGDNWNGIMKDTLRECAREDKHCLSYLPALSPVYFVTFVLVAQFVLVNVVVAVLMKHLEESNKEAREDAEMDAEIELEMAQGSAAQPPSGAQLSSPQESPGTQPDTPNLLVVRKVSVSRMLSLPNDSYMFRPVAPAAAPHPHPLQEVEMETYTGPVTSAHSPPLEPRASFQVPSAASSPARVSDPLHALSPRSLSLSRILCRQEAMHTESLEGQVDDPGEDSVPDHTKPAENTSTRQVSLGSLRSPPCSPRPASVRTRKHTFGQRCISNRPPAPGGEEAEAADPADEEVSHITSSAHPWPATEPPSPEASPTASPAAKGAVGSGRDPHRFCSVDAQSFLDKPGRADAQRWPSVELDSGDGHLESGEGRGRASELEPALGARRKKKMSPPCISIDPPAEDEGSSRPPAAEGGNTTLRRRTPSCEAALHRDCPESTEGPGTGGDPVAKGERWGQASCRAEHLTVPNFAFEPLDMVGPGGDSFLDSDQSVTPEPRVSSSGAVVPLVHRETEPSVPSGDPPEKGQGLYLTVPQTPLKKPGSLPATPAPDNSGDEPV, from the exons ATGCTGGTCATCATGCTGAACTGCGTGACGCTCGGCATGTTCCGGCCCTGCGAGGATGTCGAGTGCCGCTCAGAGCGTTGCAGCATCTTGGAG GCCTTTGACGACTTCATCTTTGCCTTCTTTGCTGTGGAGATGGTTATCAAGATGGTGGCTCTGGGGCTCTTTGGGCAGAAGTGCTACCTGGGCGACACCTGGAACAGGCTGGACTTCTTCATTGTCATGGCGGG TATGATGGAGTATTCTCTGGACGGACACAACGTGAGCCTCTCTGCCATCCGCACGGTGCGTGTGCTGCGACCCCTCCGCGCCATCAATCGGGTCCCTA GCATGCGGATCCTGGTCACTCTGCTGCTGGACACACTGCCCATGCTTGGGAATGTCCTTCTGCTCTGCTTCTTCGTCTTCTTCATCTTCGGCATCGTCGGGGTCCAGCTCTGGGCTGGCCTGCTGCGGAACCGCTGCTTCCTGGACAGCGCCTTTGTCAG GAACAACAACCTGACCTTCCTGCGTCCATACTACCAAAcggaggagggtgaggagaacCCTTTCATCTGCTCCTCGCGCCGCGACAATGGCATGCAGAAATGCTCACACATCCCCAGCCGTCGCGAGCTCCGTGTGCAGTGCACGCTTGGCTGGGAGGCCTACGGGCAGCCACAGGCCGAGGATGGGGGTGCTGGCCGCAATGCCTGCATCAACTGGAACCAGTACTACAACGTGTGCCGCTCGGGGGAATTCAACCCTCACAATGGCGCCATCAACTTCGACAACATCGGCTATGCGTGGATCGCCATCTTTCAG GTCATCACCCTGGAGGGCTGGGTGGACATCATGTACTACGTCATGGATGCCCACTCGTTCTACAACTTCATCTACTTCATCCTCCTCATCATT GTGGGCTCCTTCTTCATGATCAACCTGTGCCTGGTGGTGATCGCCACGCAGTTCTCGGAGACAAAGCAGAGGGAGAACCAGCTGATGCGTGAACAGCGGGCCCGCTATCTGTCCAACGACAGCACCCTGGCCAGCTTCTCCGAGCCCGGCAGCTGCTATGAGGAGCTCCTCAAATATGTGGGCCACATCTTCCGCAAGGTCAAGCGCCGTAGCCTGCGCCTGTATACCCGCTGGCAGAGCCGCTGGCGTAAGAAGGTGGACCCCAGCAGCACCCTGCACGGCCAAGGCCCcgggcggcggccgcggcggcccGGCAGACGCACCGCGTCCGTGCACCACCTGgtctaccatcaccaccaccaccaccaccaccactaccacttcAGCCACAGCGGCCCACGCAGGCCCAGCCCAGAGCCAGGTGCTGGCGATACCAGGTTGGTCCGGGCCTGTGTGCCCGCCTCGCCGCCATCCTCAGGCCATGGGCCGCCAGACTCTGAGTCTGTGCACAGTATCTACCATGCTGACTGCCATGTGGAGGGGCCACAGGAAAGAGCCCGGGTGGCACACTCCATAGCCACTGCTGCCAGTCTCAAGCTGGCCTCAGGTTTGGGCACCATGAACTATCCCACCATCCTGCCTTCAGGAACAGTCAACAGCAAAGGTGGCACCAGCCAGCGGCCCAAGGGCCTACGGGGCGCTGGAGCCGCGGGGGCTGCTGCACACAGTCCTCTGAGCCTGGGCAGCCCCAGCCCCTACGAGAAGATCCAGCATGTGGTTGGGGAACAAG GACTAGGCCGAGCCTCTAGCCACCTGTCTGGCCTGAGTGTGCCTTGccccctgcccagcccccagGCGGGCACGCTGACCTGTGAGCTGAAGAACTGCCCGTATTGTGCCAGCGCCCTGGAGGACCCCGAGTTTGAGTTCAGTGGCTCGGAGAGCGGAGACTCGGATGCCCACGGAGTCTATGAGTTTACCCAGGATGTGCGACATGGAGATTGCCGGGATCCTGTGCAGCAGCCCAGTGAAGTGGACACGCCAGGGCGTGGCAGTGAGAGGCGGCGGCCGCCACGGCGGACAGCCTCAGAGCCAGGAGGACTAGGCCGCCTCTGGGCTTCCTTCAGTGGCAAGCTGCGTCGCATCGTAGACAGCAAGTACTTCAACAGGGGCATTATGGCGGCCATCCTTGTCAACACTCTGAGCATGGGCGTTGAGTATCATGAGCAG CCTGATGAGTTGACCAACGCACTGGAGATAAGCAACATTGTGTTTACCAGCATGTTCGCCCTGGAGATGCTGCTGAAGTTGCTGGCCTGTGGGCCGCTGGGCTACATCCGGAACCCCTACAACATCTTTGATGGCATTGTTGTTGTCATCAG CGTCTGGGAGATCGTGGGCCAGGCGGACGGTGGTTTGTCCGTGCTCCGCACATTTCGGCTGCTGCGGGTGCTGAAGCTGGTGCGTTTCCTGCCGGCCCTGCGGCGGCAGCTGGTGGTGCTCATGAGGACCATGGACAACGTGGCCACCTTCTGCATGTTACTCAtgctcttcatcttcatcttcag catcctGGGAATGCACCTCTTTGGCTGTAAGTTCAGCCTGAAGACAGACTCTGGAGACACCGTCCCCGACAGGAAGAACTTCGACTCCCTGCTGTGGGCCATCGTCACTGTGTTCCAG ATCCTGACACAGGAAGACTGGAATGTGGTCCTCTACAACGGCATGGCTTCTACCTCCTCCTGGGCTGCCCTTTACTTTGTGGCCCTGATGACCTTCGGGAACTACGTGCTCTTCAACCTGCTGGTAGCCATCCTGGTGGAAGGCTTCCAGGCAGAG GGTGACGCCACCAGGTCGGACACGGACGAGGACAAGACATCTGCCCACTTAGAGGAAGATTTCGATAAGCTCAGAGACCTTCAAAGCACAG AGATGAAGATGTACTCGCTGGCTGTGACCCCTAATGGGCACCTAGAGGGCCGGGGCAGCCTGCCGCCGCCTCTGATCACGCACACAGCGGCCACGCCTATGCCTACTCCCAAGAGCTCCCCACACCTGGACGTGGCCCATGTTCTCCTGGACGCACAGCACAGCAGCAGTGGCTCTGTGGACCCCCAACTGGGGGACCAGAAGTCTCTG GCCAGCCTCCGCAGCTCCCCTTGTGCCCCATGGGGCCCCAACAGCGCTGGGAGCAGCCGGCGCTCCAGCTGGAACAGCCTGGGCCGCGCACCCAGCCTCAAACGCCGCAGCCAGTGTGGGGAGCGTGAGTCTCTGCTCTCTGGTGAGGGAAAGGGCAGTACAGATGACGAGGCTGAGGACGGCAGACCCGGCACGGGAAGCCACCCGGGAGCCTCGCCTGGGCCCCGCGCCACCCCGCTGCGGCGTGCCGAGTCGTTGGACCACCGCAGCCCTCTGGACCTGTGCCCCCCACGGCCTGCCGCCCTCCTACCCACAAAGTTCCATGACTGCAACGGGCAGATGGTGGCCCTGCCCAGCGAGTTCTTCCTGCGCATCGACAGCCACAAGGAGGATGCCGCTGAGTTTGATGACGACATAGAGGAT AGCTGCTGCTTCCGCCTACACAAAGTGCTAGAACCCTACGCGCCTCAGTGGTGCCGCAGCCGGGAGTCCTGGGCCCTGTACCTCTTCCCACCGCAGAACAG GCTACGGGTCTCCTGCCAGAAAGTCATCGCACACAAGATGTTTGACCACGTGGTCCTGGTCTTCATCTTCCTCAACTGCATCACCATTGCCTTGGAGAGGCCAGACATCGACCCAGGCAGTACC GAGAGGGCCTTCCTCAGTGTCTCCAACTACATCTTCACAGCCATCTTCGTGGTAGAGATGATGGTGAAG GTGGTAGCCCTGGGACTGCTGTGGGGTGAACACGCCTACCTGCAGAGCAGCTGGAATGTGCTGGACGGGCTTCTTGTCCTGGTGTCCCTGGTGGACATCATCGTGGCCATGGCCTCGGCGGGCGGTGCCAAGATCCTCGGCGTCCTGCGTGTGCTGCGCCTGCTTCGGACCCTGCGGCCTCTGAG GGTCATCAGCCGAGCCCCGGGCCTCAAGCTGGTTGTAGAGACGCTGATATCATCGCTCAGGCCCATCGGGAACATCGTCCTCATCTGCTGCGCCTTCTTCATCATCTTCGGCATCCTTGGGGTGCAG CTTTTCAAGGGCAAATTCTACTACTGCGAGGGCGCAGATACCAGGAACATCACCACCAAGGCCGAGTGCCATGCCGCCCACTACCGCTGGGTGAGGCGGAAGTATAATTTTGACAACCTGGGTCAG GCGCTGATGTCCCTGTTTGTGCTGTCGTCCAAGGATGGCTGGGTGAACATCATGTACGATGGTCTTGATGCCGTGGGCATTGACCAGCAG CCCGTGCAGAACCACAACCCCTGGATGCTGCTGTACTTCATCTCCTTCCTGCTCATCGTCAGCTTCTTCGTGCTCAACATGTTCGTGGGCGTGGTGGTGGAGAACTTCCACAAATGCCGGCAGCACCAGGAGGCCGAGGAGGCGCGGCGGCGTGAGGAGAAACGGCTGCGGCGCCTGGAGAGGAGGCGCAGGA AGGCCCAGCGCCGGCCCTACTACGCAGACTATTCACATACGCGCCGCTCCATCCATTCGCTGTGCACCAGCCATTACCTGGACCTCTTCATCACCTTCATCATCTGCCTCAATGTCATCACCATGTCCATGGAGCACTACAACCAGCCCAAG TCTCTGGACGAGGCTCTCAAGTACTGCAACTACGTCTTTACCATTGTCTTCGTCTTCGAGGCTGCCCTGAAGCTGGTGGCCTTTGGGTTCCGGAGGTTCTTCAAGGACAG GTGGAACCAGCTGGACTTGGCCATAGTCCTCCTGTCCATCATGGGCATTGCGCTGGAGGAAATTGAGATGAATGCCGCCCTGCCCATCAACCCCACCATCATCCGCATCATGCGCGTGCTTCGCATCGCCCGTG TGCTGAAGCTACTGAAGATGGCCACAGGCATGCGTGCCCTGCTGGATACTGTGGTTCAAGCTCTGCCGCAG GTAGGGAACCTTGGTCTTCTTTTCATGCTCCTGTTTTTTATCTATGCTGCCCTGGgagtggagctgtttgggaggctAG AGTGCAGCGAGGACAACCCCTGTGAGGGCCTGAGCAGGCACGCTACCTTCACCAACTTCGGCATGGCCTTCCTCACGCTGTTCCGAGTGTCCACGGGGGACAACTGGAACGGGATCATGAAG GACACGCTCCGGGAATGCGCCCGTGAGGACAAGCACTGCCTCAGCTACCTGCCCGCCCTCTCGCCCGTCTACTTCGTCACCTTCGTGCTGGTTGCCCAGTTTGTGCTGGTCAACGTGGTGGTGGCCGTGCTCATGAAGCACCTGGAGGAGAGTAACAAGGAGGCCCGCGAGGATGCCGAGATGGATGCCGAGATcgagctggagatggctcagggctccGCAGCCCAGCCCCCGTCTGGAGCGCAG CTTTCCTCGCCACAGGAAAGCCCGGGGACCCAGCCGGACACTCCAAACCTCCTGGTCGTGCGTAAAGTGTCTGTGTCCAGGATGCTCTCGCTGCCCAACGACAGCTACATGTTCCGGCCCGTGGCGCCCGCCGCGGCCCCACACCCTCACCCACTGcaggaggtggagatggagacCTACACCG GCCCGGTCACCTCCGCTCACTCGCCGCCCCTGGAGCCCCGTGCCTCCTTCCAGGTCCCGTCGGCTGCATCCTCTCCAGCCAGGGTCAGCGATCCCCTTCATGCCCTCTCACCCCGCTCTCTAAGCCTCTCACGGATACTCTGCAGACAG GAAGCCATGCATACCGAGTCCCTGGAAGGGCAGGTTGATGACCCTGGAGAAGACAGCGTGCCAGACCACACAAAGCCTGCTGAAAATACCTCCACGAGGCAGGTGTCTCTGGGCTCCCTGCggtcccctccctgctccccacgACCTGCCAGTGTCCGTACTCGCAAGCACACTTTCGGGCAGCGCTGCATCTCTAACCGCCCTCCTGCCCCGGGAGGAGAAGAAGCTGAAGCAGCAGACCCGGCAGATGAGGAGGTCAGCCACATCACCAGCTCAGCCCACCCCTGGCCGGCTACAGAGCCCCCCAGCCCAGAGGCCTCCCCAACAGCCTCCCCTGCTGCCAAaggggcagtgggcagtgggcgGGACCCACACAGGTTCTGCAGTGTGGATGCTCAGAGCTTCCTGGACAAACCAGGCCGGGCGGATGCACAGCGGTGGCCCTCTGTGGAACTGGATAGTGGAGACGGCCACCTAGAGTCCGGGGAGGGAAGGGGCCGGGCCTCAGAGCTTGAGCCCGCTCTCGGAGCacggaggaagaagaagatgagcCCCCCCTGCATCTCCATTGACCCTCCCGCTGAGGATGAGGGCTCCTCCCGCCCCCCTGCGGCCGAAGGTGGCAATACTACCCTGAGACGCCGAACCCCGTCCTGCGAGGCTGCCCTCCACAGGGACTGCCCAGAGTCCACAGAGGGCCCAGGCACTGGAGGGGACCCTGTAGCCAAGGGTGAGCGCTGGGGCCAGGCTTCCTGCCGAGCAGAGCACCTGACTGTCCCCAACTTTGCCTTCGAGCCTCTGGACATGGTGGGACCTGGTGGAGACTCTTTCTTGGACAGTGACCAAAGTGTGACCCCAGAACCCAGAGTTTCCTCTTCGGGGGCTGTAGTGCCTCTTGTACACCGTGAAACTGAACCTTCTGTGCCCTCTGGTGACCCCCCAGAGAAAGGGCAAGGACTGTACCTCACTGTGCCCCAGACCCCCTTGAAGAAACCAGGGTCTCTCCCAGCCACCCCTGCCCCAGATAACAGTGGAGATGAGCCTGTGTAG